A portion of the uncultured Fretibacterium sp. genome contains these proteins:
- the prmC gene encoding peptide chain release factor N(5)-glutamine methyltransferase — protein MPPSAGDSAAAAKTLRALRAAARERLSWAGIQNAAQEADWLLCHASGLSAAALLAHQDNPLDEAAQKRLELELRRRENGEPIQYILGSAPFRGLELEVGPGVLVPRPETELLVDLALSLLPEDGFVFLDWGTGSGCIAASILLERPRAFGFLAERNPKALSCAWRNLRRLGLLGRALLIHSRTPGDLPVGAECDLVISNPPYIPTEAIDGLMRDVRDFEPRMALDGGADGLDCYRALFGAAPLWLKPGGLLVLEMGDAHQAELLKGHSVRFDFLRSVLDFSAIPRCMAWRYRG, from the coding sequence ATGCCCCCCTCCGCCGGCGACAGCGCCGCCGCTGCCAAAACCCTCCGCGCCCTCCGGGCGGCGGCGCGGGAACGCCTCTCCTGGGCCGGCATTCAAAACGCGGCTCAGGAGGCGGACTGGCTGCTGTGCCACGCCTCGGGGCTTTCCGCCGCCGCGCTCCTGGCCCACCAGGACAACCCTCTGGACGAGGCGGCGCAAAAACGCCTCGAGCTCGAGCTTCGCCGCCGCGAGAACGGCGAGCCGATCCAGTACATCCTGGGCAGCGCCCCGTTCCGAGGACTCGAGCTCGAGGTCGGGCCCGGGGTGCTCGTCCCGCGTCCGGAGACGGAGCTCCTCGTGGACCTCGCCCTCTCCCTCCTCCCCGAGGACGGCTTCGTCTTCCTGGACTGGGGGACGGGCAGCGGCTGCATCGCCGCCTCGATTCTGCTGGAGCGGCCGAGGGCCTTCGGGTTTCTGGCCGAGAGAAACCCGAAGGCCCTCTCCTGCGCCTGGCGCAACCTCCGGCGCCTGGGGCTTCTTGGGCGGGCGCTTCTGATCCATTCCAGGACGCCCGGGGACCTGCCCGTCGGGGCGGAGTGCGACCTGGTCATCAGCAATCCCCCCTACATCCCAACGGAGGCCATAGACGGGCTCATGCGGGACGTGCGGGACTTCGAGCCCCGTATGGCCCTCGACGGCGGCGCGGACGGCCTGGACTGCTATCGCGCGCTCTTCGGGGCCGCGCCCCTCTGGCTGAAGCCGGGAGGGCTCCTGGTGCTCGAGATGGGGGACGCGCATCAGGCGGAGCTGCTGAAGGGACATTCCGTCAGGTTCGACTTTCTTCGCAGCGTCCTCGATTTTTCCGCAATTCCTCGTTGCATGGCCTGGCGATATCGGGGATAA
- the prfA gene encoding peptide chain release factor 1, with product MNIEPKLRALEQDFMEIERRMSDPAVASDPRELQTLGKRRAQLEPVVEKYREYRATLAGIEEARELLKAGDPEMEALARDELDALEPKIEGFTAELKLLLLPRDPNDEKSVVVEVRAGTGGEEAALFAADLYRMYNRFCERQRWKMEVIDSNETGIGGYKEITFRIDSNGAYSKLKFESGVHRVQRVPVTEASGRIHTSAATVAVLPEVDDVEVDIRTEDLKIDTYRSSGAGGQHVNMTDSAVRITHLPTGIVVTCQDERSQIKNRAKAMAYLRTKLYDLELQKQASEQASERRGQIGSGDRSERIRTYNFPQNRITDHRINLTLYRLDAYLDGDLYEMMDAMTLADQTEKLQHMEG from the coding sequence ATGAATATCGAACCCAAGCTGAGGGCTTTGGAACAGGATTTTATGGAGATCGAGCGCAGGATGTCCGACCCTGCCGTGGCCTCGGACCCCAGGGAGCTTCAAACCCTGGGGAAGCGGCGGGCGCAGCTCGAGCCGGTGGTTGAAAAATACCGCGAGTACCGGGCCACCCTCGCCGGCATCGAGGAGGCGCGCGAGCTGCTCAAGGCCGGAGACCCCGAGATGGAGGCCCTGGCGCGGGACGAGCTGGATGCGCTCGAGCCGAAGATCGAGGGCTTCACGGCCGAACTGAAGCTGCTGCTCCTGCCCAGGGACCCCAACGACGAGAAGAGTGTCGTCGTGGAGGTCCGCGCCGGGACGGGCGGCGAGGAGGCCGCTCTCTTCGCCGCCGACCTCTACCGGATGTACAACCGCTTCTGCGAGCGGCAGCGCTGGAAGATGGAGGTCATCGACAGCAACGAGACCGGCATCGGAGGGTACAAGGAGATTACGTTCCGCATCGACAGCAACGGGGCCTACAGCAAGCTCAAGTTCGAGAGCGGGGTGCACCGCGTCCAGAGGGTCCCCGTGACGGAGGCCAGCGGGCGCATCCACACCTCCGCTGCCACGGTGGCCGTCCTGCCCGAGGTGGACGACGTCGAGGTCGACATTCGCACGGAGGACCTGAAAATCGACACCTACCGGTCGAGCGGCGCGGGGGGGCAGCACGTCAACATGACGGACTCCGCGGTCCGCATCACTCACCTTCCGACGGGAATCGTCGTCACCTGCCAGGACGAGCGGTCTCAGATCAAGAACCGGGCCAAGGCCATGGCCTACCTCAGGACGAAGCTCTACGACCTGGAGCTGCAGAAGCAGGCCTCCGAACAGGCCTCCGAGCGGCGCGGGCAGATCGGGTCCGGCGACCGTTCGGAGCGGATACGCACCTACAACTTTCCGCAGAACCGCATCACGGACCACCGCATCAACCTCACCCTCTACAGGCTTGACGCCTACCTGGACGGCGACCTCTACGAGATGATGGACGCGATGACCCTGGCGGACCAGACGGAAAAGCTGCAGCACATGGAGGGCTGA
- a CDS encoding DUF1385 domain-containing protein, with product MRLRKIDWLRPLFLSAVLTAEEARRMPIGGQAVIEGVLMKGKDLWGLAVRRPDGTIFRESWNNSSRVGRYPWKLPLLRGVVVMCEMMATGFRALSRSAEIALEETQEKLTAKDIFLAVFMAVFAVAGLFVALPLWLADWAERALSLSPLGANVFEGLVRAAIFIGYIGLIGLWSDIRQVFRYHGAEHKTINAFEACMEMNPSNIARCSRIHPRCGTSFLLITVIVSIAVFSAIGEGGFLWRAGTRVLLIPLVIGLSYEIIRLTSNAGAAGRLIMAPVLSLQYLTTREPNLAQIEVALTSLNAALGRERDPAPSAASPS from the coding sequence GCGGCGCATGCCCATCGGAGGGCAGGCCGTCATCGAGGGCGTGCTGATGAAGGGCAAAGACCTCTGGGGCCTGGCCGTCCGCAGGCCCGACGGGACGATATTCCGCGAGAGCTGGAACAACAGCTCCCGCGTCGGACGCTATCCCTGGAAGCTCCCCCTTCTGCGGGGGGTCGTCGTCATGTGCGAGATGATGGCCACAGGCTTCCGCGCCCTGTCCCGCTCCGCGGAAATAGCCCTGGAGGAGACCCAGGAGAAGCTCACGGCCAAGGACATTTTCCTTGCCGTGTTCATGGCGGTCTTCGCCGTGGCGGGGCTCTTCGTGGCCCTGCCGCTCTGGCTGGCCGACTGGGCGGAGCGCGCCCTCTCCCTCTCGCCCCTCGGGGCGAACGTGTTCGAGGGGCTCGTCAGGGCGGCGATCTTCATCGGGTATATCGGCCTGATCGGGCTCTGGTCGGACATCCGTCAGGTGTTCCGCTACCACGGCGCCGAGCACAAGACGATCAATGCCTTCGAGGCCTGCATGGAAATGAACCCCTCGAACATCGCGCGGTGCTCCCGGATCCATCCCAGGTGCGGAACCTCGTTCCTCCTGATCACGGTCATCGTCAGCATCGCCGTGTTCTCGGCCATCGGGGAGGGCGGCTTCCTCTGGCGGGCCGGAACCCGTGTTCTGCTGATACCCTTGGTGATCGGGCTATCCTACGAGATCATCCGCCTGACCTCGAACGCGGGAGCCGCCGGACGGCTGATCATGGCCCCCGTCCTCTCCCTGCAGTACCTGACGACGAGGGAGCCCAACCTCGCACAGATAGAGGTCGCCCTGACCTCCCTGAACGCCGCCCTGGGACGGGAACGCGATCCCGCCCCGTCGGCCGCCTCCCCAAGCTGA